One stretch of Riemerella columbina DNA includes these proteins:
- a CDS encoding prephenate dehydrogenase — MQKKLAIIGVGLIGGSMALKLRQKGWASYIYGVDHQPQNLEDALALRIIDEAATLEHAVKNADFIIIAIPVDATQVCLRQVLNLIEDHQTVMDTGSTKVGIINAVENHRNRARFVATHPMWGTENNGPQSAKVDAFSDKVAVICNPEDSAKDALNLVENLCHTLDMEVITMDAENHDVHTAYISHISHITSYALANTVLEKEREEETIFQLASSGFSSTVRLAKSHPEMWVPIFKQNKENVLDVLNEHISQLRKFKAALEKDNDEFLEELIRNANRIRDILK; from the coding sequence ATGCAGAAGAAATTAGCAATAATAGGCGTGGGACTTATCGGTGGCTCTATGGCACTGAAACTACGGCAAAAGGGTTGGGCATCTTATATTTATGGCGTAGACCATCAACCTCAAAATCTGGAAGATGCCTTGGCGCTTCGCATCATTGATGAAGCCGCTACATTAGAGCACGCGGTAAAAAATGCCGACTTCATCATCATCGCTATTCCTGTAGATGCCACGCAGGTCTGTCTTCGCCAAGTTTTAAATTTAATAGAAGACCACCAAACCGTGATGGATACAGGTTCTACCAAAGTGGGCATCATCAATGCTGTGGAAAATCATCGCAATAGAGCGCGTTTTGTGGCAACCCACCCGATGTGGGGCACGGAAAATAATGGTCCTCAGTCGGCAAAGGTAGACGCTTTTTCTGACAAAGTGGCGGTAATTTGTAACCCCGAAGACTCAGCGAAAGATGCCCTCAACCTTGTGGAAAACCTTTGCCACACGCTGGATATGGAAGTCATTACGATGGATGCTGAAAATCACGATGTGCATACGGCATACATTTCGCATATCTCGCATATTACTTCTTATGCCCTCGCCAACACGGTTCTGGAGAAGGAACGAGAGGAAGAAACTATTTTTCAATTGGCAAGTTCTGGATTTTCCAGCACGGTAAGGCTCGCCAAATCTCACCCCGAAATGTGGGTGCCTATTTTTAAACAAAATAAAGAGAATGTGTTAGATGTCCTCAACGAACATATTAGCCAACTAAGAAAATTTAAAGCGGCTTTAGAAAAAGATAACGACGAATTTTTAGAAGAAT
- a CDS encoding alanine dehydrogenase, which produces MSHTIYTPFKEEELRPKEERLEVLKKNKQLFIGIPKETCLNEKRLCLTPDAVQVLTQNGHEVIIESGAGEGSFFTDLQYSEAGAIITHDAKVAFGQPLVLKINPPTLEEIAYLKPNAFLISALQVNLQSALYFQKLAERKVNAIAFEFIKDEYQQLALVRLIGEIAGHVSVLYASELLAQSNGLMLGGITGVRPTEIVILGAGIVGETAAKTAIGLGAQVKVFDYSLAKLRRLHNFIDQRVSTSTIDPKELGKSLRRADVLIGAMQRQNLPPIVTEEMVSKMKKGSIIIDLTIDYGKSIETAELTTQEQPIFTKHGVVHAGIPNITSKTPRTTTKAISNFFLNYLLQSEYEGGLENIILKNIMMKDCIYLYKGRHTKKIICDKFQLPYHDINLLTY; this is translated from the coding sequence ATGAGCCATACCATATATACGCCTTTTAAGGAAGAAGAACTCCGCCCCAAGGAAGAAAGGTTGGAAGTTCTCAAAAAAAATAAACAACTTTTTATCGGCATTCCCAAGGAAACTTGCCTCAATGAAAAACGCCTCTGCCTGACCCCAGATGCCGTACAAGTGCTGACCCAAAACGGCCACGAGGTGATTATAGAATCTGGAGCGGGAGAAGGTTCTTTCTTTACCGATTTACAATATTCCGAGGCAGGCGCCATCATCACCCACGATGCCAAAGTGGCTTTTGGACAACCTTTAGTGTTGAAAATCAATCCGCCAACCTTGGAAGAAATAGCGTATCTAAAACCCAACGCTTTCCTGATTTCGGCGCTACAAGTGAACCTACAATCGGCACTTTATTTTCAAAAGTTAGCCGAAAGAAAAGTGAACGCCATCGCCTTTGAATTTATCAAAGATGAATACCAGCAATTGGCTTTAGTACGGCTAATTGGCGAGATTGCAGGGCATGTTTCCGTGCTTTATGCATCGGAGCTTTTAGCGCAATCCAATGGGCTGATGTTGGGCGGTATCACAGGCGTTCGCCCTACGGAAATCGTGATTTTAGGCGCGGGCATTGTGGGAGAAACCGCCGCCAAAACCGCCATAGGCTTGGGCGCCCAAGTGAAAGTTTTTGATTATTCTTTAGCCAAATTGCGCCGCCTGCACAACTTTATAGACCAGCGCGTTTCTACCTCCACCATAGACCCCAAAGAGTTGGGCAAAAGCCTAAGAAGAGCCGATGTTTTAATCGGAGCAATGCAGCGACAAAACCTTCCGCCCATCGTTACCGAGGAGATGGTTTCAAAAATGAAAAAAGGCAGCATCATTATTGACCTGACCATTGATTATGGCAAATCCATAGAAACGGCGGAGCTGACCACCCAAGAGCAACCCATCTTTACCAAACACGGCGTGGTGCATGCGGGCATTCCGAATATCACTTCTAAAACGCCAAGAACGACCACCAAAGCCATCAGCAATTTTTTCCTCAACTATTTGCTTCAATCTGAATATGAGGGCGGTTTGGAAAATATCATCCTTAAAAATATAATGATGAAAGATTGTATCTACCTCTACAAAGGGCGGCACACCAAGAAAATTATTTGTGATAAATTCCAGCTGCCTTACCACGATATTAACCTATTAACTTACTAA
- the tsaE gene encoding tRNA (adenosine(37)-N6)-threonylcarbamoyltransferase complex ATPase subunit type 1 TsaE, producing MEFNIQKIEDWAEVVAQIKPHLVHPILLLKGNLGAGKTSFTTYLMKALGSLDSISSPTYAIVNEYTTPKGAVFHFDLYRMESIEEVLDIGIEEYLDSAYLSIIEWPEIYESELQDLPHHEMKIENIDGKRHIIFK from the coding sequence ATGGAATTCAACATTCAAAAAATAGAAGATTGGGCAGAAGTGGTGGCGCAGATAAAACCGCATTTGGTGCATCCTATCCTTTTGCTCAAAGGCAATTTGGGCGCGGGCAAAACCTCCTTTACCACTTATCTTATGAAAGCTTTGGGCTCGTTAGACAGCATTTCTTCGCCCACCTATGCTATTGTTAATGAATACACTACACCTAAGGGCGCCGTATTTCATTTTGATTTATACCGAATGGAAAGCATAGAAGAAGTGCTGGATATCGGCATAGAAGAATACTTGGACAGTGCCTACCTCTCCATTATAGAATGGCCAGAAATCTATGAATCTGAACTGCAAGACCTCCCCCACCACGAGATGAAAATTGAAAATATTGACGGAAAAAGGCATATCATTTTCAAATGA
- a CDS encoding bifunctional response regulator/alkaline phosphatase family protein → MSKKILWIDDEVDLLKPHIVFLENKGYTVHSINNVNEALEMLDEDRYALVLLDENMPGISGLDAIPLLKDKDSAMKIVMVTKSEEEHIMEQAIGAQISDYILKPVNPNQVLLSLKKNLQSEDLVEQKTIVEYQQEFRNLSMELGDLRSHQDWAEYYKKILGWELKFDKVFDNEFADLLQSQKEEANIQFAKFIENNYQDWLNSNEKPLMSHTLFKEKVKPEIEQDKVLLLMIDNLRYDQWKMIEPLFLKFYNKTQEMPYYSILPTATQYARNAFFAGLMPSEIEKRFPDYWLNDNEEGNKNEHEQDFLKDQMKRLGLSAKTMKYLKILNSDYEQKVLDDFKQHQNKDFIVIVYNFIDILSHAKTDNSIVDQLIRDDKTFRSLTLNWFENAAIMKLVKAAAESGFKLILTTDHGTIYVKKPSKVVGDRETSTNIRYKTGKSLTYDEKEIWAITQPEKYFLPKGNLSSKYIFAKNNIFLAYPKNYNHFVNYYKDTYQHGGISLEECIIPFCILEPKV, encoded by the coding sequence ATGTCAAAAAAAATATTATGGATAGATGATGAGGTAGATTTGCTCAAACCACACATCGTATTCTTAGAAAATAAAGGCTATACCGTGCACTCCATCAACAATGTGAACGAGGCTTTAGAAATGTTAGATGAAGACCGCTACGCCTTGGTGCTTTTAGATGAAAATATGCCTGGTATTTCGGGGTTAGATGCCATCCCTTTGCTTAAGGATAAAGACAGCGCTATGAAAATCGTAATGGTGACCAAAAGCGAGGAGGAACACATTATGGAACAAGCCATTGGCGCCCAGATTTCGGACTATATCTTAAAGCCTGTTAATCCCAATCAGGTGCTTCTTTCCTTGAAAAAAAATCTCCAAAGCGAGGATTTAGTAGAGCAAAAAACCATTGTGGAATATCAACAAGAATTCCGTAATCTGAGTATGGAATTAGGCGATTTGCGTTCTCACCAAGATTGGGCGGAATATTATAAAAAAATATTAGGCTGGGAACTTAAATTTGATAAAGTTTTTGATAATGAATTTGCAGATTTATTGCAATCTCAAAAAGAAGAAGCTAATATTCAATTTGCGAAATTCATAGAAAATAACTACCAAGATTGGCTTAACTCTAATGAGAAACCACTGATGAGCCATACCTTATTCAAAGAAAAGGTAAAGCCAGAAATAGAGCAAGACAAGGTTTTATTATTGATGATTGACAACCTGCGCTATGACCAGTGGAAAATGATAGAACCACTTTTCCTCAAATTCTATAATAAAACCCAAGAAATGCCTTATTATAGCATCTTGCCCACCGCTACTCAATATGCCAGAAATGCCTTTTTTGCAGGGCTGATGCCCTCTGAAATTGAAAAAAGATTTCCTGATTATTGGCTCAATGACAACGAAGAAGGCAACAAAAACGAGCACGAACAAGACTTCCTAAAAGACCAAATGAAGCGTTTAGGATTATCCGCCAAAACCATGAAATATTTGAAGATTCTTAATTCTGATTATGAGCAAAAAGTTTTAGATGACTTTAAGCAACATCAGAACAAAGATTTCATTGTAATTGTTTATAATTTCATCGATATTCTTTCTCACGCCAAAACGGACAATAGCATTGTAGATCAATTGATTAGAGACGATAAAACCTTCCGTTCTCTGACCCTCAATTGGTTTGAAAATGCAGCCATTATGAAACTCGTAAAAGCGGCGGCAGAGAGCGGTTTCAAACTCATTCTCACCACCGACCACGGCACCATTTATGTCAAAAAACCAAGCAAAGTGGTGGGCGACAGGGAAACCTCTACCAACATCCGATACAAGACAGGGAAAAGCCTCACCTACGATGAAAAGGAGATTTGGGCGATTACGCAACCAGAAAAATACTTCCTCCCGAAAGGCAACCTAAGTAGTAAATATATTTTCGCAAAAAATAACATTTTCTTAGCTTATCCTAAAAATTACAATCATTTTGTTAATTATTATAAAGACACCTATCAGCACGGCGGCATCTCGTTAGAAGAATGCATTATTCCATTCTGTATTTTAGAACCTAAGGTTTAA
- a CDS encoding HD domain-containing protein, whose translation MSKINKLKIINDPVHGFIKIPHEILFDVIEHPYFQRLRRISQTGLLNLIFPGATHTRFHHAIGAMHLMFKALETLKLKGVKINKEEEKSAMLAILLHDIGHGPFSHALESTLMENWHHERLSLLLMNRLNEEYSGELGMAIEMFKGQYSRQFFNQLVSSQLDVDRLDYLKRDSFFTGVSEGNINAERIISMMNVADGELVVDAKGIYSIENYLTARMLMYWQVYYHKTASLAESILVKILGRAKALIADGMPLNASENLKYFLYKTDFSSAQEEDIDRFTALDDTDVLQAIKDWQYADDLMLSYYCRAIIRRELPQTRISSSPFPEEVVAAEVARVNQRFGVDYGHFWVDTIQRDLLPYDAEKQPIYLLERNRKKYRLEQSESSILSESLQKSTTKYILAYPR comes from the coding sequence ATGAGTAAAATTAACAAACTCAAAATCATTAACGACCCCGTGCATGGTTTTATCAAAATTCCGCACGAAATTTTATTTGATGTTATAGAACACCCTTATTTCCAGCGGTTGCGGCGGATTTCTCAAACGGGATTGCTCAATTTGATTTTTCCAGGCGCTACCCACACGCGCTTTCACCACGCCATAGGTGCTATGCATTTGATGTTTAAAGCCTTGGAAACCTTGAAGTTAAAAGGTGTGAAAATCAATAAAGAAGAAGAAAAATCAGCGATGTTGGCGATACTTCTGCACGATATAGGGCACGGTCCATTTTCGCACGCTTTGGAATCTACGCTGATGGAAAACTGGCACCACGAGCGGCTTTCGTTGCTCCTGATGAATCGACTGAATGAAGAATATTCAGGCGAATTGGGTATGGCGATTGAGATGTTCAAAGGGCAATATTCACGGCAGTTTTTTAATCAGTTGGTGAGCTCTCAGCTGGATGTAGACCGCTTGGATTACCTCAAACGCGATAGTTTTTTTACAGGCGTATCGGAAGGGAATATCAATGCGGAGCGCATTATTTCAATGATGAATGTGGCGGATGGCGAGTTGGTGGTAGATGCCAAAGGAATTTATTCTATTGAGAATTATTTGACCGCCCGAATGCTGATGTATTGGCAAGTGTATTACCATAAAACGGCATCTTTGGCAGAGTCTATTTTGGTGAAAATATTGGGCAGAGCCAAGGCGCTAATTGCTGATGGAATGCCACTCAACGCTTCTGAAAATTTAAAATATTTCTTATATAAAACGGATTTTTCATCGGCGCAAGAAGAGGATATAGACCGCTTTACGGCGCTGGATGATACCGATGTGCTACAAGCGATTAAAGATTGGCAATATGCTGATGATTTAATGTTGTCTTATTATTGTCGTGCAATTATTCGGCGAGAATTGCCACAAACGCGAATTTCCTCATCGCCGTTTCCAGAAGAGGTGGTGGCTGCGGAGGTAGCACGGGTTAATCAGCGCTTTGGGGTTGATTATGGGCATTTTTGGGTGGATACCATTCAGCGGGATTTACTTCCCTATGATGCTGAAAAACAGCCGATTTACTTATTAGAGCGCAATCGTAAAAAATATAGATTGGAGCAATCGGAGTCTTCTATCCTCTCCGAAAGTCTTCAAAAATCAACCACCAAATATATTTTGGCTTATCCAAGATGA
- a CDS encoding DoxX family protein yields MKNISLGLLILRLILGFLMLLHGIAKFAGLAMIQSMLENQGLPTFLAFGVYITEVVAPLLIIVGFRTRIAAAVYASGALVAMLLAHSADLFSLSPHGGWAAELIGLYYFFGAVALFFTGGGKYAISSNNPWD; encoded by the coding sequence ATGAAAAACATCAGTTTAGGATTGTTAATCCTCCGTTTAATATTAGGATTTTTAATGTTATTGCACGGCATTGCCAAATTTGCAGGGCTCGCCATGATACAAAGTATGCTTGAAAACCAAGGCTTACCGACTTTCTTAGCCTTTGGCGTTTACATCACCGAAGTGGTGGCGCCACTCTTGATTATTGTAGGCTTCCGCACGCGGATTGCGGCTGCAGTCTATGCCTCTGGCGCATTAGTAGCGATGCTTCTTGCCCACTCCGCCGACTTATTCAGCTTAAGTCCACATGGCGGCTGGGCAGCGGAACTCATTGGATTGTATTATTTCTTTGGTGCTGTCGCTTTATTCTTCACAGGAGGTGGTAAATACGCTATTTCATCCAACAATCCATGGGATTAA